One part of the Alligator mississippiensis isolate rAllMis1 chromosome 3, rAllMis1, whole genome shotgun sequence genome encodes these proteins:
- the SLC39A4 gene encoding zinc transporter ZIP4, whose protein sequence is MSYPDKSRMGGSGEAALCPGGGCRGANTVLGCQPGADTGAAKPWPPPRSCPFLPGAARTWARGQSRPPLPAALTHVRRALPSTDPPGCPPAPGRARSRPRAALRPCPRGRDLGPAASHRGAEKPPPCSAQRQPRAPELQPGSSFPCPAPAPARPPAPSPGSRPGTPARLPPRPAPACSRCRSISPVPGSGSPRPGSLRPCPAPAAARRPCPAPAPGPPPGSPRGPLPRAPAPSRRCPAPAAARRPCPAPAPGPPPASRSISPLPGSDSCAESRRSTPSPGGAMVPPARAALLLLLALAVVPRAGAGAGAALPSGEGSVRRADLDELLNIAAARAHCPAGPCGKCLSAQNVFALVGKKATDNANLTASELPWLGTSILLYLTDPPATCAALRDGRWTGQVRAFFSAFSSGNPTAGPVPEKVAELLRGVQRNYRPEDTHEPCVDASRILEESAKLSAQVVRNMAGRVLAVAGYHVLKGTCLHALPPPSYFLDYIFQRYGNGSGNLTLEGLAALMEQLKLGPEAQHGDHDHPHDNHTDHEARLDHSHVGHDHDAHAGHDHDAHEGHDHDTHAGHDHDAHVGHDHDTHAGHNHDAQTGHDHAEYTDPRLPHAPGWLRLSATEPDHMDNGSHVWDTACLSAQDLLEVYGLDAQTGISSQDFSRLSPALLQQQLSGACSGLPAGSGSNRDGRLSVAEKYIYGSLATLVICLCALMGIGVLLCTACISTYQYVIQTFLSLAVGSLTGDALLHLVPQFLGLHSHADDGHGHEHGAAVAGSTWKLLAVLGGIYAFFLLEKFFSFLVQAEHQESAGGHTCDHAMSLQLYQDEMRRRKQLRGASQTDLVRAEEACLGKASKEQYSRELRMIPYMITIGDAIHNFADGLAVGAAFSTSWKTGLATSLAVVCHELPHELGDFAALLHAGLSVKRALLLNFCSALTAFLGLYIALSVTASAEFEAWIFTVATGLFLYVALCDMVPAMMNVQDERPWLLFVLHNVGLVGGWAVLLLLSLYEENITL, encoded by the exons atgtCCTACCCAGACAAAAGCAGGAT GGGTGGGAGCGGGGAGGCCGCACTCTGCCCGGGCGGGGGCTGCCGAGGGGCAAACACCGTCCTGGGGTGCCAGCCGGGCGCGGACACAGGAGCCGCGAAGCCGTGGCCCCCGCCCCGcagctgccccttcctgcccgGGGCCGCGCGGACGTGGGCTCGCGGGCAGAGCCGTCCGCCGCTGCCCGCTGCCCTGACTCACGTCCGGCGCGCTCTTCCCAGCACCGACCCCCCCgggtgcccccccgccccaggccgGGCCCGCTCCCGGCCACGTGCTGCGCTCAGGCCCTGCCCCCGCGGGAGGGACCTGGGCCCGGCAGCCTCACACCGCGGCGCGGAGAAACCCCCGCCCTGCTCCGCGCAGCGCCAGCCCCGAGCCCCGGAGCTCCAGCCCGgctccagcttcccctgccccgcTCCGGCTCCTGCCCGGCCCCCCGCGCCCTCGCCCGGCTCCCGCCCCGGGACCCCCGCCCGGCTCCCCCCGCGGCCCGCTCCCGCGTGCTCCCGCTGCCGCTCCATCTCGCCGGTGCCCGGCTCCGGCTCCCCGCGCCCCGGCTCCCTGCGCCCCTGCCCCGCTCCGGCTGCCGCCCGGCGCCCCTGCCCGGCTCCCGCCCCGGGACCCCCGCCCGGCTCCCCCCGCGGCCCGCTCCCGCGTGCTCCCGCTCCATCTCGCCGGTGCCCGGCTCCGGCTGCCGCCCGGCGCCCCTGCCCGGCTCCTGCCCCGGGACCCCCGCCCGCGTCCCGCTCCATCTCGCCCCTGCCCGGCTCCGACTCCTGCGCCGAGAGCCGCCGCTCGACGCCATCCCCAGGTGGTGCCATGGTCCCCCCGGCGCGggccgcgctgctgctgctgctggcgctgGCCGTGGTgccgcgggccggggccggggccggggccgcgctgCCGTCGGGAGAAGGCTCCGTGCGCCGCGCGGACTTGGACGAGCTGTTAAATATCGCGGCGGCCCGTGCGCACTGCCCCGCCGGGCCGTGTGGAAAG TGCCTCTCCGCACAGAATGTCTTTGCGCTCGTGGGCAAGAAGGCCACGGACAACGCCAACCTGACGGCTTCGGAGCTCCCGTGGCTGGGTACCAGCATACTGCTGTACCTGACGGACCCTCCCGCGACCTGCGCAGCCCTGCGGGACGGCCGCTGGACAGGCCAGGTCAGGGCCTTCTTCAGCGCCTTCTCCAGTGGGAACCCCACCGCAGGGCCGGTGCCTGAGAAGGTGGCGGAGCTGCTGCGGGGCGTGCAGAGGAATTACAGACCCGAAGACACGCATGAG CCGTGTGTGGACGCATCCCGCATCCTGGAAGAGAGCGCCAAGCTTTCGGCCCAGGTGGTGCGCAACATGGCAGGGCGGGTGCTGGCCGTGGCCGGGTACCACGTGCTGAAGGGGACCTGCCTCCACgcgctgcccccacccagctacTTCCTGGACTACATCTTCCAGCGCTACGGCAATGGGTCGGGGAACCTAACATTGGAGG GCCTGGCCGCGCTGATGGAGCAGCTGAAGCTGGGGCCCGAAGCTCAGCACGGGGACCACGACCACCCCCACGACAACCACACGGACCACGAGGCCCGCCTGGACCACAGCCACGTGGGGCACGACCATGATGCTCACGCGGGGCACGACCACGACGCTCATGAGGGGCACGACCATGACACTCATGCGGGGCACGATCACGACGCTCATGTGGGGCACGACCATGACACTCATGCGGGACACAATCACGATGCTCAGACAGGGCATGACCACGCCGAGTACACGGACCCCCGGCTGCCGCATGCACCCGGGTGGCTGCGGCTCAGCGCCACGGAGCCGGACCACATGGACAACGGCAGCCACGTGTGGGACACG GCCTGCCTGAGcgcccaggacctcctggaggTCTACGGCTTGGACGCACAGACGGGAATCTCCAGCCAGGACTTCTCTCGGCTCAGCCcggctctgctccagcagcaactgAGCGGGGCCTGCTCTGGCCTGCCCGCGGGCTCCGGCAGCAACCGCGACGGGCGCCTGAGCGTGGCTGAGA AGTACATCTACGGCTCGCTGGCCACGCTGGTCATCTGCCTTTGTGCCCTGATGGGCATCGGCGTGCTGCTGTGCACGGCCTGCATCAGCACCTACCAGTACGTCATCCAGACCTTCCTCAGCCTGGCCGTGGGCTCGCTCACCGGCGACGCGCTGCTGCACCTCGTGCCCCAG TTCCTGGGCCTGCACTCGCATGCGGACGATGGCCACGGGCACGAGCACGGCGCGGCAGTCGCAGGCAGCACCTGGAAGCTGCTGGCCGTGCTGGGCGGCATCTACGCCTTCTTCCTGCTCGAGAAGTTCTTCAGCTTCCTGGTCCAGGCGGAGCACCAG GAGTCGGCCGGGGGCCACACGTGCGACCACGCCATGTCGCTGCAGCTCTACCAGGATGAGATGAGGCGGCGCAAGCAACTCAGAGGCGCCTCGCAGACCGACCTG GTGCGGGCGGAGGAGGCCTGTCTGGGCAAGGCCAGCAAGGAACAGTACAGTCGGG AGCTGCGCATGATCCCCTACATGATCACCATCGGCGACGCCATCCACAACTTTGCGGACGGGCTGGCCGTGGGCGCCGCCTTCTCTACCTCCTGGAAGACCGGGCTGGCCACCTCgctggctgtggtgtgccatGAGCTGCCCCACGAGCTGG GGGACTTTGCGGCACTGCTGCACGCGGGGCTGAGCGTGAAACGGGCCCTGCTGCTGAACTTCTGCAGCGCCCTCACTGCCTTCCTGGGCCTCTACATCGCGCTCTCGGTCACAGCCAGTGCCGAGTTCGAGGCCTGGATCTTCACCGTGGCCACCGGGCTCTTCCTCTACGTGGCCCTGTGTGACATG GTGCCAGCCATGATGAACGTGCAGGACGAGCGGCCCTGGCTGCTGTTCGTGCTGCACAACGTGGGGCTCGTGGGCGGCTGggccgtgctgctgctgctctcgcTCTACGAGGAAAACATCACGCTCTGA